The genomic segment TATACCGCCATTCTCGACGAGGGCGGAGAGATGTTTATCGCCTTCGCCGACATGGAGATCTACGAGCGGATCACGCCGCACACGCTCGAGGAGAAGTGGCCGCACATCGCCGCCTCGAAGCTGGTCGTGGCCGATGCGAATCTGCCGGCCGATAGCCTGGCTTGGCTGGCACGCCGGTGCGGCGACGCCGGACTCCCGCTGTTCGTGGATCCGATCTCGCCGGAGAAGGCCAAGAAGCTGCCGGCCAGGCTGGACGGCATCGCGGCCGTATTCCCCAACCTGGCCGAAGCGCGCCAGTTAGCCGGCGAGGTCGGCGGCGAGGTCGGCCTCGAAACGCTGCCTGTCGAAGGCGAAGCGGAATGGGCGGCGCTCGCCCGCAGCATCCTGGCGCGCGGCGCAGGCCATGTCCTGATCACGCTCGGCAAGCACGGCGCCTACTGTGCGGGGCCGAACGGCGGCCGGCATCTCCCGGCGCTGCCGGTCCAGGTCGTCGACGTCACCGGTGCGGGCGATGCGTTTCTCGCTGGCGTCGCCTATGGCGTGCTCCGCGGAGAATCCTTCGCCGACGCATGCCGATCCGGACTGGCCGCCGCGCGCATCGCGCTCGAGACCGCGAGCTCCTCCTCCGAGCACCTGAACGAAGAACGGCTGGCCGAAGCCATCCGCAACGCGCAAATTTAATTTCCCCAAATCCAATTAGCGGAAGGAAACGATCCCCATGAACCCATACCTTCAATTGACCAAGGAAGTCCAGGAAGCGCTGAACGAAGGCAAGCCGATCGTCGCGCTGGAGACGACGATCATCTCGCACGGCATGCCGTATCCGCAAAACATCGAGATGGCCCGCAAGGTCGAAGACATCATCCGCGAAAACGGCGCCGTCCCGGCGACGATCGGCATCATGAACGGCCGTATCCGGATCGGGCTCGACGCGGAGGGGCTCGAAGCGTTCGCCAACTCGCCGCAGGTCGAGAAGGTCAGCCGCCGCGACTTCGCGCACATCCTGTCCGCCGGCAAGATCGGGGCGACGACCGTCTCGGCCACGATGATCGGCGCCGCGATGGCCGGCATCGAAGTGTTCGCCACCGGCGGCATCGGCGGCGTTCACCGCGACGGCGAGAACAGCATGGATATCTCCGCCGACCTCACCGAGCTGGCCCAGACGAATGTCGCCGTCGTCTGCGCAGGCGCGAAGTCCATTCTCGACATCGGCCGCACGCTCGAATACCTGGAAACCCAGGGCGTCCCCGTCGTCGGCTACCAGACGGACGAATTCCCTTCGTTCTACGCCCGCGAGAGCGGCTTCGGCGTCGACTTCAGGCTCGACACGCCCGAAGAGGTCGCCGCCATGCTGCGGACGAAGTGGAACCTCGGCCTCGCCGGCGGCGCGATCGTCGCCAACCCTGTGCCGGCCGAATACGCCCAGCCGGCGGACAAGATGGAAGCCGTCATCCGCCAGGCGTTGGACGAAGCCGACGCCCAGCATATTGCCGGCAAGCGCGTAACGCCGTTCCTCCTCGGACGAATCAAGGAGCTGACCGGCGGCAGCAGCCTCGACACGAACATCCAGCTCGTGTACCACAACGCCAAGGTCGCGGCGGAGATCGCCGTGGCATTGAAGGCGAAGTGAGTTGCTGCCCTCATGTTGTTGCCTCAAGAAGAACCGTCAGGGCAGATCGCCCTGACGGTTCTTCTTAGGTGGCGGGTTTCCAAAACATGATTCGCTCGGACCGCTTATCGATAGCTCATCCCACAGCAGTTTCGACCGGTTAGCCTGTCGTCGCCGCGTCGTTCTTTCACCGTAATGCCTGCAAATATGCATCTAATTTCGCCGATGTTGACTATCTTAGACTGGATAGATGCAAAAGCTCATTTATTTTCCTCCGTCAGCCAGATTTCCGGCTTGTTCTTTGAATTTACCTGCATATTCTCCTAGGCCCCCTAATCGAATTGGAGTCCCCCCCTACAATGATTTAAACTAGGGATAAGGGAGATGAGCGGGATGGGAAAAAGGTTAAAGGAAGAAACACGGCTTAGAATTGTTAAGGAAGCATTGGCTGGGGTTAAGGTGGGGGTGCTTGCTCGCATGTACGACATTCACCCCGAAACCATTCGTTTGTGGATACGCGAGCATCGTGACTTTATTCCACCGGAGGACATTCCCTCGGCAGACGAGCATTTGCAAGAAATCCAGCGGTTGCAGGAAGTCGAGCAGCGGTATGACAGAGCGGTTAAAGCGCTTGGTGAAAAAGAACTCGAAATTGAAATTCTGCGTGAACTGCTAAAAAAAACAACCCCCGTTTATCCGAAAAATTCGAAGTAGCAGAACCATTTATTAAACGGGGGGAGCCTGTAGCACGGGTTCTGCGCATTCTCGAGTTGAATGAGTCCACCTATTATGAGCGGCGTAAGCGTGCCGCTCAGCCTGACGCAGAACGCGTCGAGCCGGTCCGCAGGGGACGCCCTGTGCCCGGATACGCCTACAACGAATCGGGCGAGAAAGTCTGCGACGAGCAAATCCAGGAATGGCTGTTGCTACTGCTGGAGGGCGAAGAGCACGTCTATGGCTATAAGCTGTTAGCGCGCTGTATTCGCAAGCAGTACGGGGTGAAGCTGAACAAGAAAAAGGCTTATCGCATGTGCAAGGCACTCGGCATTCTTCAAAAAAAGCGGCAACGCCTACAGACGCATCCTCGGCGATTGCCGAGAAATCACACCATCACCGCATCGAATCAACTTTGGCAAATGGATATCAAATATGGCTATGCCTTGGGTCAGGAGCGTTTCTTTTTCGTACTCAGCATCATCGACGTGTTCGACCGCGTCGTCGTAGGGCAATACCGCGGCCCTGTTTGCGAGGCCAAGCACGCGGTGCAGACCCTGGGGATCGCGCTGCAGCAGCGCCTTCAGCCGGGTGAAGCACTGCCTATCATCCGCACGGACAACGGCCCCCAGTTCGTCAGCAAGCTGTTTCAAGACATGTGCGAGTGCTGGGACATGGTCCATGAACGGATTCCGCCGCGGACACCGAATATGAATGCCTACATCGAGTCTTTCCACAGCATCCTTGAGCGTTGTTTGTTTAGCAATCGTACATTCATGACGCTGGAGGAAGCTTATGAAGCGCTCGACCAATTCATGGATTTTTATAACAACCGTAAGATGCACGGCAGCCTAAAAAACATGGCTCCAACAGCGTTCGCAGCGTGGGTTAAGACATTGGACGATGCTTCAGCCTTTTACAGATCGGTGTAATCGCTTGAAATAACGAGCTGCGCTATGAAATTGGAATCATTGTAGGGTATGACTCCAGTTTTAGGGGGCCTAGCCGTATTTGCATGTATATCATGATGCCTTGCCGTTCGGCCGAAAGTAGATGTACAATTGCAGTTCATTCAACCCGTACACCGCACACCTAGCACCAGACACCATACACCGCATACCGCCTACCGAACA from the Cohnella hashimotonis genome contains:
- a CDS encoding carbohydrate kinase; this encodes MDREQQIMSFIRRNPFVSQQELADAIGISRSAVAGYVAALTRKGSIRGRAYVLAEEGSVLCIGGANLDSKARGKQPLRLGASNPVAVAESCGGVARNIAANLAALSARASLLTAVGDDKAGRWLLDRTSSQGVDIGPSLVLSGEKTGSYTAILDEGGEMFIAFADMEIYERITPHTLEEKWPHIAASKLVVADANLPADSLAWLARRCGDAGLPLFVDPISPEKAKKLPARLDGIAAVFPNLAEARQLAGEVGGEVGLETLPVEGEAEWAALARSILARGAGHVLITLGKHGAYCAGPNGGRHLPALPVQVVDVTGAGDAFLAGVAYGVLRGESFADACRSGLAAARIALETASSSSEHLNEERLAEAIRNAQI
- a CDS encoding pseudouridine-5'-phosphate glycosidase, translating into MNPYLQLTKEVQEALNEGKPIVALETTIISHGMPYPQNIEMARKVEDIIRENGAVPATIGIMNGRIRIGLDAEGLEAFANSPQVEKVSRRDFAHILSAGKIGATTVSATMIGAAMAGIEVFATGGIGGVHRDGENSMDISADLTELAQTNVAVVCAGAKSILDIGRTLEYLETQGVPVVGYQTDEFPSFYARESGFGVDFRLDTPEEVAAMLRTKWNLGLAGGAIVANPVPAEYAQPADKMEAVIRQALDEADAQHIAGKRVTPFLLGRIKELTGGSSLDTNIQLVYHNAKVAAEIAVALKAK
- a CDS encoding transposase codes for the protein MGKRLKEETRLRIVKEALAGVKVGVLARMYDIHPETIRLWIREHRDFIPPEDIPSADEHLQEIQRLQEVEQRYDRAVKALGEKELEIEILRELLKKTTPVYPKNSK
- a CDS encoding IS3 family transposase, whose protein sequence is MKRGEPVARVLRILELNESTYYERRKRAAQPDAERVEPVRRGRPVPGYAYNESGEKVCDEQIQEWLLLLLEGEEHVYGYKLLARCIRKQYGVKLNKKKAYRMCKALGILQKKRQRLQTHPRRLPRNHTITASNQLWQMDIKYGYALGQERFFFVLSIIDVFDRVVVGQYRGPVCEAKHAVQTLGIALQQRLQPGEALPIIRTDNGPQFVSKLFQDMCECWDMVHERIPPRTPNMNAYIESFHSILERCLFSNRTFMTLEEAYEALDQFMDFYNNRKMHGSLKNMAPTAFAAWVKTLDDASAFYRSV